In a single window of the Dysgonomonas mossii genome:
- a CDS encoding glycoside hydrolase family 9 protein has protein sequence MKQHRLVAFFIFCMMVSLSYGQSSWVRINQLGYLPKDIKVAVLISTEEITPDLSFRGNRGQPPVLPTTQHGTPDFSLVDAKTGKVVYSGQGKIADAAYWGLKSAFRLDFSSVQAEGDYYIEAAGVKSPQFKIGADIYEGSVDFMLNYMRRQRCGHNNFLGTVCHQHDGFIVEHPTRTGEHIDVRGGWHDADDKLQYVTTTASAIYHMMLAYYQAKDKTIFKDNYRADASPGSNGIPDILDEIRWGLDWLSRMNPAPKEMYNQIADDRDHAGYGLPQNDNVDYGWGPGKGRPVYFITGEPQDLPNPRNGEIQLNRTTGVASSAGKFASCFALGAELFKNIDPTFAQVLSDKAEPAYQFALEHPGNTQTVCVVSPYFYEEDNYVDDIELAAATFYTLTKEPKWRAEGDYWGQLEPVNPLWAFGFARHYQFYPFVNQGHHLMAKSQDTVTSKKFTDFMRQGLQTIRNRAGNEPFMNGVPYVWCANFAVIGAASYAHQYKEVSGDSSFQEMEAALRDWILGCNPWGFSFIGGFPEGAVSSRTDETRLGGLVDGPINEGWHDTFLGVPKVSRSKDPLAAFQNGPAVFHQDSYGTNEPVIDGTCYMIYYLSIMEQLGRKQSSKLNNTVTDAYGATVRINTDKKVIHLIFSADSVFEGASSILNTLDNNKIKASFFLTGNCLRMKEHKETINKIIKKGHYVGGHSDKHLLYASWGNRGQSLVTSDSLINDLRQNMNELEKHGVKQSDVNYYLPPYEWYNKENVNLIESQNQITINFTPGLRTAADYTTPDMKNYMSSQQIIDQLFAYEKANTLDGAIILIHPGTHPDRKDKLYLRLNEIIKGLAKRGYSFERL, from the coding sequence ATGAAACAGCATCGCTTAGTCGCTTTTTTTATTTTTTGCATGATGGTTTCCCTGTCTTATGGACAATCTTCATGGGTAAGGATAAATCAATTGGGATATCTACCCAAAGATATCAAAGTTGCAGTGTTGATCTCAACTGAAGAAATTACCCCCGATTTATCTTTTCGTGGCAATAGAGGACAACCTCCCGTGTTGCCTACAACTCAACATGGTACCCCTGATTTTTCTCTTGTTGATGCAAAAACCGGAAAAGTAGTATACAGCGGACAGGGAAAAATTGCAGATGCTGCATATTGGGGATTAAAATCGGCTTTTCGTCTCGATTTTTCTTCTGTTCAGGCAGAAGGCGATTATTATATTGAAGCTGCCGGCGTTAAATCTCCTCAATTTAAGATTGGAGCAGATATTTACGAAGGGTCTGTTGATTTTATGCTCAATTATATGCGCCGTCAACGTTGCGGGCATAATAATTTTTTAGGTACCGTTTGTCACCAACATGATGGTTTTATTGTAGAGCATCCTACCCGTACTGGGGAACATATTGATGTTCGTGGTGGTTGGCATGACGCAGACGATAAATTACAATATGTTACTACCACAGCAAGTGCTATCTATCACATGATGTTAGCTTATTATCAGGCAAAAGATAAAACAATTTTTAAAGACAATTATCGTGCTGATGCTAGTCCCGGCAGTAACGGAATTCCGGATATCTTAGATGAAATCCGTTGGGGATTAGACTGGCTATCCAGAATGAACCCTGCACCTAAAGAAATGTACAATCAGATAGCTGATGACCGAGACCATGCCGGTTATGGGCTGCCCCAAAACGATAATGTAGATTATGGCTGGGGACCTGGTAAGGGACGACCGGTTTATTTTATTACCGGAGAGCCTCAAGATTTACCTAATCCCAGAAATGGAGAGATTCAACTGAATCGTACCACCGGAGTGGCTTCCTCTGCAGGTAAATTTGCTTCCTGTTTTGCTCTGGGAGCCGAACTTTTCAAGAATATAGATCCTACTTTTGCTCAAGTACTATCAGATAAGGCAGAGCCTGCCTATCAATTTGCTCTTGAGCATCCCGGAAATACTCAAACAGTTTGTGTAGTTTCCCCTTATTTTTACGAAGAAGACAATTATGTGGATGATATAGAGTTAGCGGCTGCTACATTTTATACTCTTACCAAAGAGCCTAAATGGCGTGCCGAAGGAGACTATTGGGGACAACTTGAACCCGTTAATCCTTTGTGGGCATTTGGATTTGCACGTCACTATCAATTCTATCCTTTTGTTAATCAAGGACATCACCTGATGGCAAAATCTCAAGATACAGTAACAAGTAAAAAATTCACCGACTTTATGCGTCAAGGATTACAAACTATTCGAAACCGTGCAGGAAATGAGCCGTTTATGAATGGTGTACCTTATGTGTGGTGTGCTAACTTTGCCGTTATTGGTGCCGCTTCTTATGCTCATCAATATAAAGAGGTCTCAGGAGATAGTTCTTTTCAAGAGATGGAAGCTGCTTTACGTGATTGGATTTTAGGTTGTAATCCTTGGGGATTCTCTTTTATCGGAGGTTTTCCTGAAGGAGCCGTTTCTTCCAGAACAGACGAAACTCGTTTGGGAGGATTGGTTGATGGTCCCATCAATGAAGGTTGGCATGATACATTCTTGGGCGTCCCAAAAGTGAGTCGCAGTAAAGATCCTTTAGCTGCCTTTCAGAATGGTCCGGCTGTATTTCATCAAGATTCTTATGGAACTAATGAGCCTGTGATCGATGGTACTTGTTACATGATATATTACCTCTCCATAATGGAGCAATTAGGAAGAAAACAGTCTAGTAAACTAAATAATACGGTAACTGATGCCTATGGAGCCACTGTTCGAATCAACACAGATAAAAAAGTAATTCATTTAATTTTTTCTGCAGATTCAGTATTTGAGGGAGCTTCATCTATTCTCAATACTTTAGATAATAATAAAATTAAAGCATCTTTTTTCCTAACAGGGAATTGTCTGCGAATGAAAGAACATAAAGAAACGATTAATAAAATTATTAAAAAAGGACATTATGTAGGAGGACATTCAGATAAGCATCTGTTGTATGCATCTTGGGGAAATAGGGGTCAGTCTCTTGTGACATCAGATAGCCTTATTAATGATTTAAGGCAAAATATGAATGAACTCGAAAAGCATGGAGTAAAACAATCTGATGTGAATTATTATTTGCCTCCGTATGAGTGGTATAATAAGGAAAATGTGAACTTAATTGAATCGCAAAATCAGATAACGATTAACTTTACTCCCGGATTGAGAACAGCTGCCGATTATACGACCCCGGATATGAAAAACTACATGTCTTCCCAACAGATAATAGACCAGCTGTTTGCATATGAAAAAGCAAATACATTGGATGGCGCTATCATTCTTATTCATCCGGGAACTCATCCTGATAGAAAAGATAAATTATATTTGAGATTAAATGAAATTATAAAAGGTTTAGCAAAAAGAGGTTATTCTTTTGAGCGTTTATGA
- a CDS encoding xanthan lyase: MKRNFFFNVSLLFLSFFIVNEIKAQIIPDSIKRNIGTYLTEFANKDVKTGRIKIDSVNMKGKTITFFAGVNLSYIPFQKNEVDVIYNKIKGLLPEKYKKYKAELVTDTRKVEDLVLFGKERKQLFANKLDKPLIANLSQPYVADRGLQNHHLAIWQSHGWYYEQKLARWEWQRARIFQTVEDLYTQSYVLPYLVPMLENAGANVLLPRERDIQRHEIIVDNDRNKDKSIYKEINGKDSWTAGYYEGFAYLKELYLDGENPFRSGSYKEVKTIKNGEESRCEWIPDIPENGKYGVYISYKTLGNSTDDARYTVYHKGGKTDFSINQKMGGGTWIFLGYFSFDKGINENCKVVLTNKSNKAGRILTADAVKIGGGMGNIARLPHASGIVTDNTKSSETIENDKIKKLPAIDYKPEVSGYPRYTEGARYWLQWAGAPDSIYNKSEGKNDYTDDYQSRGFWVNYIAGGSSVLPKKDGLNIPIDLAMAFHTDAGTTFNDSIIGSLGIYMTHHNDEKFENGKTRWASRDLTELIMDEIVKDIRREYEPQWTRRQMWNRSYSEARVPNVPTMLLELLSHQNFADMKYGLDPRFRFTVSRSIYKGMLKFIAHQYGYDYVVQPLPVKSFSAQFSGDTQVELKWKPVDDVTEPSAKPDQYIVYTRIGDGDFDNGKVVNGTSAIMPIEKEVLYSFKITAVNKGGQSFPSEILSVCKKSEEKGQVLIVNGFDRLSAPYSFASRDSIGGFLDFIDHGVPDKVEYNYIGSQYEFRRVIPWMDDDAAGFGASNANYETTVVAGNTFDYPSMHGRSIAAAGYSFVSVSRDAILDEAVNMNSYKLVDLILGKQRQTKIGRGVSPVEFKTFTKELQSKITDYCKHGGNIFISGAYVASDLWDTEKPQVEDQKFASDVLKYKWRVGRAAVEGKVKTIASPFPVFSGNYEFYTKLNSVAYAVESPDALEPAGDNSYTVFRYTENNLSAGIAHDGDYKTCVIGFPFEAIKDQAERNSLMSNILSFMFK; this comes from the coding sequence ATGAAAAGGAATTTTTTTTTCAATGTTTCTCTTTTATTTCTCTCATTTTTTATAGTGAATGAAATAAAAGCTCAAATTATTCCCGATAGTATTAAACGTAATATTGGAACATACCTGACAGAATTTGCCAACAAGGATGTAAAAACAGGGAGAATAAAAATAGACTCTGTCAACATGAAAGGGAAAACTATAACCTTCTTTGCTGGAGTAAACCTTTCCTATATTCCTTTTCAGAAAAATGAAGTAGATGTTATTTATAATAAAATTAAAGGTCTACTTCCCGAAAAGTATAAAAAATACAAAGCCGAATTGGTTACAGATACCCGAAAAGTAGAAGATTTGGTTTTATTTGGAAAAGAAAGAAAGCAGCTATTTGCTAACAAGCTTGATAAACCATTGATAGCAAACTTATCTCAACCCTATGTTGCTGACCGAGGATTGCAGAATCATCACCTGGCTATATGGCAAAGCCACGGATGGTATTACGAACAAAAGTTAGCACGTTGGGAGTGGCAGCGCGCTCGTATCTTTCAGACTGTGGAAGATCTATATACTCAAAGTTATGTATTGCCATACTTAGTACCTATGCTCGAAAATGCAGGTGCAAATGTTTTGTTGCCTCGCGAACGTGATATACAGCGACATGAAATAATTGTAGATAACGATAGAAATAAAGATAAATCGATATATAAAGAAATTAATGGAAAAGACAGCTGGACAGCTGGCTACTATGAAGGATTTGCATATTTGAAAGAGTTATATCTGGATGGAGAAAATCCATTCAGATCAGGCTCTTACAAAGAAGTAAAGACAATAAAGAACGGAGAAGAAAGTCGATGTGAATGGATTCCTGATATTCCCGAAAATGGTAAATATGGTGTGTATATATCATATAAGACATTAGGAAATAGTACAGATGATGCCCGATATACAGTATATCATAAGGGTGGAAAAACTGACTTTAGTATTAATCAAAAGATGGGTGGAGGTACGTGGATTTTTCTAGGTTATTTTTCTTTTGATAAGGGTATAAATGAAAATTGTAAGGTTGTATTGACTAATAAAAGCAATAAAGCCGGACGTATATTGACTGCTGATGCTGTTAAAATAGGAGGAGGAATGGGTAATATTGCAAGACTACCTCATGCCAGCGGTATTGTAACCGACAATACTAAAAGCTCTGAAACTATTGAAAATGATAAAATAAAGAAACTTCCGGCGATAGATTACAAACCTGAGGTGAGCGGTTATCCTCGTTATACAGAGGGTGCTCGTTACTGGTTGCAATGGGCTGGTGCTCCCGATAGTATATACAACAAGAGCGAAGGAAAAAATGACTATACCGACGATTATCAAAGTAGAGGTTTCTGGGTAAATTATATTGCAGGGGGTTCTTCGGTATTACCTAAAAAGGACGGACTGAATATTCCGATAGACCTTGCGATGGCTTTTCATACCGATGCGGGTACTACCTTCAACGATTCTATTATTGGAAGCCTGGGTATTTATATGACACATCATAATGATGAAAAGTTTGAAAATGGTAAGACTCGCTGGGCTTCTCGTGACCTTACCGAACTGATAATGGATGAGATCGTAAAAGATATTCGCCGCGAGTATGAACCGCAGTGGACTCGTCGCCAGATGTGGAATCGTTCTTATAGTGAGGCCCGTGTTCCGAATGTGCCTACCATGTTGTTGGAATTACTGTCGCATCAGAATTTTGCAGATATGAAATATGGGCTCGATCCTCGTTTTCGTTTTACGGTTAGCCGCTCCATATATAAAGGTATGCTCAAATTCATAGCTCATCAATATGGCTATGATTATGTTGTGCAGCCATTACCTGTAAAGTCATTTAGTGCGCAATTTTCCGGGGATACTCAGGTGGAATTAAAATGGAAGCCGGTAGATGATGTTACCGAGCCAAGCGCAAAGCCTGATCAATATATCGTATATACACGTATAGGCGATGGAGACTTTGATAATGGGAAGGTGGTGAATGGTACAAGTGCGATTATGCCGATCGAAAAAGAAGTATTATATAGCTTTAAGATAACTGCTGTAAACAAAGGAGGACAAAGCTTTCCGTCTGAAATACTTTCGGTATGTAAGAAGTCGGAAGAGAAAGGGCAAGTGCTTATAGTTAATGGTTTTGATAGACTATCTGCTCCTTATAGCTTTGCTTCGAGAGATAGCATTGGTGGATTTTTAGACTTTATTGACCATGGAGTGCCAGATAAAGTAGAATATAATTATATTGGAAGCCAATACGAATTCAGGAGGGTGATACCTTGGATGGATGACGATGCAGCAGGCTTTGGTGCAAGCAATGCGAATTATGAAACAACAGTTGTTGCCGGAAATACATTTGACTATCCGTCTATGCATGGGAGATCTATTGCTGCAGCCGGATATTCGTTCGTGTCTGTAAGCCGTGATGCTATATTGGACGAAGCGGTGAATATGAACTCTTACAAATTAGTAGATTTGATATTAGGGAAACAACGACAGACAAAAATAGGTAGAGGAGTAAGTCCTGTTGAGTTCAAGACATTTACTAAAGAGTTGCAAAGCAAAATTACTGATTATTGTAAACACGGAGGAAATATCTTTATAAGCGGAGCTTATGTAGCTTCTGATCTGTGGGATACGGAAAAACCTCAAGTAGAAGATCAAAAGTTTGCTTCTGATGTGTTAAAATATAAATGGAGAGTAGGGCGTGCAGCAGTTGAAGGGAAAGTAAAAACAATAGCGTCTCCATTTCCCGTATTTTCTGGCAACTATGAGTTTTATACCAAACTCAATTCCGTAGCTTATGCTGTAGAATCACCTGATGCTTTAGAACCAGCCGGAGATAATAGTTATACAGTATTCAGATATACAGAGAATAATCTTAGTGCCGGTATTGCTCATGATGGCGATTACAAAACATGTGTAATTGGTTTTCCTTTCGAAGCGATAAAAGATCAAGCAGAAAGAAACAGTCTGATGTCAAATATTCTTTCTTTTATGTTTAAATAA
- a CDS encoding DEAD/DEAH box helicase, with product MTFKELNIIEPILKALEEKGYTTPTPIQEKAIIPALTNRDILGLAQTGTGKTAAFSLPIIQQLYLNKVSGKKREIRALILTPTRELAIQINDSLNDYTQYTGLRHCVIYGGVKQKAQTDELKTGIDILVATPGRLLDLINQGFINLDSIRHFVLDEADRMLDMGFIHDIKRLLPKLPKEKQTLFFSATMPSTIASLSRSILRDPLKVEVTPASSVIDTIKQYLYFVEKQEKKDLLINLLKKDKKQSVLVFSRTKHGADKIARLLCKAGIGSEAIHGNKSQNARQRALNNFKSQKTRVLIATDIAARGIDVDQLELVINYDLPDVPETYVHRIGRTGRAGNSGTALTFCSVEENAMLNDIQKLTGKKLNQLSIPA from the coding sequence ATGACATTTAAAGAATTAAATATTATTGAGCCGATATTAAAGGCTCTGGAAGAAAAAGGATATACAACGCCAACTCCTATACAAGAAAAAGCTATTATTCCGGCTTTAACTAATCGGGATATTTTAGGATTGGCACAAACAGGTACAGGTAAAACCGCCGCCTTCTCACTGCCTATCATTCAGCAACTTTATTTGAATAAAGTTAGTGGCAAAAAGAGAGAAATAAGAGCTTTAATATTAACTCCTACACGAGAACTGGCAATCCAAATAAACGACAGCCTCAATGACTATACTCAGTATACAGGACTTCGTCACTGTGTTATATATGGAGGAGTGAAGCAAAAAGCGCAAACAGATGAACTAAAAACAGGAATTGATATATTAGTTGCTACACCGGGACGACTATTGGATTTGATTAATCAGGGTTTTATAAATCTGGACTCTATACGTCATTTCGTTCTTGACGAAGCTGACCGTATGTTAGATATGGGTTTTATTCATGATATTAAACGTCTGCTGCCTAAGTTGCCGAAAGAGAAACAAACTTTGTTTTTCTCTGCTACTATGCCATCTACAATAGCTTCCTTGTCTCGCTCTATTCTGCGAGATCCTCTTAAGGTAGAAGTTACACCTGCATCATCTGTTATAGATACTATTAAACAATATTTGTATTTTGTAGAGAAACAAGAAAAGAAAGACTTGTTAATCAATTTGTTGAAAAAAGATAAAAAGCAATCTGTTTTAGTTTTTTCCCGCACGAAGCATGGAGCAGACAAAATTGCACGTCTTCTTTGTAAAGCAGGGATCGGTAGCGAAGCTATTCATGGCAACAAATCTCAAAATGCACGTCAACGTGCGTTGAATAATTTCAAGTCGCAAAAAACACGAGTTCTCATTGCTACGGATATTGCTGCAAGGGGGATAGATGTGGATCAACTGGAGTTGGTTATCAATTATGATTTGCCCGATGTTCCCGAAACTTATGTGCATCGTATCGGCCGTACCGGACGTGCAGGTAATAGTGGAACTGCTCTTACTTTCTGTTCGGTGGAAGAGAATGCAATGCTAAATGATATTCAGAAACTAACAGGAAAGAAGTTGAATCAATTATCAATTCCAGCGTAA
- a CDS encoding cold-shock protein, with protein MAKSNSFNKREIEKNKQQKRKEKQQKREERRNAPVDSFEDMIAYVDENGVITSTPPTQTNKQDIEIEDIAISTPKKEDVEDPILNGRVEYFNQDKGYGFIKHTGSTEKYFFHVSSTLVPIEEGNMVTFELERGQKGMNAVRITLANKEDKK; from the coding sequence ATGGCAAAATCAAATTCATTTAACAAAAGAGAAATAGAAAAAAACAAACAGCAAAAGAGAAAAGAAAAACAACAGAAAAGAGAGGAAAGGCGAAATGCTCCTGTCGATTCATTTGAAGATATGATCGCTTATGTGGATGAAAATGGTGTTATAACCAGTACACCTCCCACTCAGACAAATAAACAAGATATAGAAATAGAAGATATCGCTATTTCAACGCCTAAGAAAGAAGATGTAGAAGATCCTATCCTCAATGGCCGTGTAGAATACTTTAATCAGGATAAGGGGTATGGCTTTATTAAACACACAGGTAGCACAGAAAAATACTTTTTCCATGTAAGCAGCACTTTAGTTCCCATTGAAGAAGGCAATATGGTGACATTCGAATTGGAGCGAGGCCAAAAAGGTATGAATGCTGTAAGAATCACTCTGGCTAATAAGGAAGATAAAAAGTAA